In the genome of Dickeya fangzhongdai, one region contains:
- the ugpQ gene encoding glycerophosphodiester phosphodiesterase — MIPNWPYPAIVAHRGGGSLAPENTLAAIDVGAHHGHKMIEFDAKLSQDGQIFLLHDDTLERTSNGWGVAGELPWDKLVGLDVGSWYSRQFHGERLPLLSEVAKRCAQYGLAANIEIKPTTGCEELTGRVVALAARELWQNHPVAPLLSSFSVAALEAAQQAAPELPRGLLLDEWDDDWRILTERLGCVSIHLNHQLLDEARIRLLKDAGLRILVYTVNQPDRARILLQWGVDCICTDRIDLIGPQFN; from the coding sequence ATGATCCCGAACTGGCCTTATCCTGCTATCGTCGCCCACCGCGGCGGCGGCTCTCTGGCGCCGGAAAATACGCTGGCGGCGATTGATGTCGGCGCGCATCACGGCCACAAAATGATTGAGTTTGACGCCAAGCTGTCGCAGGACGGGCAGATTTTCCTGTTGCACGACGACACGCTTGAACGCACCAGCAACGGCTGGGGCGTGGCGGGCGAGCTGCCGTGGGACAAGCTGGTGGGGCTGGACGTCGGCAGTTGGTACAGCCGCCAGTTCCACGGCGAACGCCTGCCGCTGTTGTCGGAAGTGGCGAAGCGTTGCGCACAGTACGGTCTGGCGGCCAATATCGAGATCAAACCGACCACCGGCTGCGAGGAATTGACCGGTCGCGTGGTGGCGCTGGCCGCGCGCGAACTGTGGCAGAACCATCCGGTCGCGCCGCTGCTGTCGTCGTTTTCGGTTGCGGCATTGGAGGCCGCGCAGCAGGCGGCGCCGGAGCTGCCGCGCGGGCTGTTGCTGGACGAGTGGGACGACGACTGGCGCATCCTGACCGAACGGCTGGGCTGCGTGTCGATCCACCTTAATCACCAACTGCTGGATGAGGCGCGCATCAGGCTGCTGAAAGACGCCGGGTTGCGTATTCTGGTGTACACCGTTAATCAACCGGATCGCGCTCGCATCCTGCTGCAGTGGGGCGTTGACTGTATCTGTACCGACCGGATAGATTTGATTGGACCACAATTTAATTAA
- a CDS encoding sn-glycerol-3-phosphate import ATP-binding protein UgpC produces MACLKLQAVTKSYDGKTQVIQPIDLDVADGEFVVMVGPSGCGKSTLLRMVAGLEQTSSGDIYIGEERVTDKEPKDRGIAMVFQNYALYPHMSVYDNMAYGLKIRGFGKAQIRQRVEEAARILELQPLLNRKPRELSGGQRQRVAMGRAIVREPAVFLFDEPLSNLDAKLRVQMRLELQQLHKRLKTTSLYVTHDQVEAMTLAHRVIVMNKGVAEQIGAPAEIYRKPASLFVASFIGSPAMNLWAGQVSADGSRVALSADFSLPLPVAKPAWQGRDVTLGMRPEHILQSTADAGGVPLVVETLELLGADNLAHGKWAGQNIVVRLSHEHCPAVGETLWLNLPAASWHIFDSQSGLRMEA; encoded by the coding sequence ATGGCATGTTTAAAACTTCAGGCCGTCACCAAATCCTATGACGGCAAGACTCAGGTGATTCAGCCGATCGATCTCGATGTGGCGGACGGCGAATTCGTGGTGATGGTCGGCCCGTCCGGCTGCGGCAAATCCACGCTGCTGCGGATGGTGGCGGGTCTGGAGCAGACCTCCAGCGGCGATATTTACATCGGTGAGGAACGCGTTACCGACAAAGAGCCGAAAGATCGCGGCATTGCGATGGTGTTCCAGAATTACGCGCTCTATCCGCATATGAGCGTTTACGACAACATGGCGTACGGCCTGAAAATTCGCGGTTTCGGCAAAGCGCAGATTCGCCAGCGGGTGGAAGAAGCGGCGCGCATTCTGGAACTGCAACCGCTGCTCAACCGCAAGCCGCGCGAGCTGTCCGGCGGCCAGCGCCAGCGCGTGGCGATGGGGCGCGCCATCGTGCGCGAGCCGGCGGTATTCCTGTTTGATGAACCGCTGTCCAACCTTGACGCCAAGCTGCGGGTGCAGATGCGCCTTGAACTGCAACAGCTGCACAAACGGCTGAAAACCACCAGCTTGTACGTCACCCACGATCAGGTGGAGGCGATGACGCTGGCGCACCGGGTGATCGTGATGAACAAAGGCGTGGCGGAGCAGATCGGCGCGCCGGCGGAGATTTACCGCAAACCGGCGTCGCTGTTTGTCGCCAGCTTCATCGGCTCGCCCGCCATGAATCTGTGGGCCGGACAGGTGAGCGCCGACGGCAGCCGGGTCGCGCTGTCGGCGGATTTCTCGCTGCCGCTGCCGGTCGCAAAACCGGCATGGCAAGGGCGCGACGTCACGCTTGGCATGCGCCCGGAGCACATTTTGCAGTCCACCGCCGACGCCGGCGGCGTGCCGCTGGTGGTGGAGACGCTGGAATTGCTGGGCGCGGATAATCTGGCGCACGGCAAATGGGCGGGGCAGAATATCGTGGTGCGCCTGTCGCACGAGCATTGTCCGGCGGTGGGGGAAACCCTGTGGCTCAATCTGCCGGCCGCATCCTGGCATATATTTGATTCGCAAAGCGGATTACGGATGGAAGCATGA
- the ugpE gene encoding sn-glycerol-3-phosphate ABC transporter permease UgpE: MIENRRGLDMFSHAMLVVAILVVLFPLYVAFVAASMSSEQMSQVPMSLLPGGHLWENLADIWRHGVGDNNSAPFGLMLFNSFVMALAITIGKISVSMLSAFAIVYFRFPCRNLFFWMIFSTLMLPVEVRIFPTVEVISHLHMTNSYVGLTLPVMASATATFLFRQFFMTLPDELLEAARIDGASPMRFFFDMVLPLSKTNLAALFVITFIYGWNQYLWPLLIVNDPHLGTAVAGIQSMIATGDTATPWHQVMAAMLITMLPPLLIVLLMQRWFVRGLVDSEK, from the coding sequence ATGATTGAGAATCGTCGCGGGCTGGATATGTTCAGTCACGCCATGCTGGTGGTCGCCATTCTGGTGGTGCTGTTCCCGCTGTACGTGGCGTTTGTCGCTGCGAGCATGAGTTCGGAACAGATGTCCCAGGTGCCGATGTCGCTACTGCCCGGCGGCCACCTGTGGGAAAACCTGGCGGATATCTGGCGGCACGGGGTAGGCGACAACAACAGCGCGCCGTTCGGCCTGATGCTGTTTAACAGCTTCGTGATGGCGCTGGCGATCACCATCGGCAAAATCAGCGTCTCGATGCTGTCGGCTTTCGCCATCGTCTATTTCCGTTTTCCGTGCCGTAACCTGTTCTTCTGGATGATTTTCTCCACCCTGATGTTGCCGGTGGAGGTGCGTATTTTCCCGACGGTCGAGGTGATTTCCCATCTCCATATGACCAACAGCTATGTCGGGTTGACGCTGCCGGTGATGGCGTCCGCCACCGCCACGTTTCTGTTCCGCCAGTTCTTCATGACGCTGCCGGACGAACTGCTGGAAGCGGCGCGTATCGATGGCGCCAGCCCGATGCGCTTTTTCTTCGACATGGTGCTGCCGTTATCCAAAACCAATCTGGCGGCGCTGTTTGTCATCACCTTTATCTACGGCTGGAACCAGTATCTGTGGCCGCTGCTGATCGTCAACGACCCCCATTTGGGCACCGCGGTGGCCGGGATCCAGAGCATGATCGCCACCGGCGACACCGCTACGCCCTGGCACCAGGTGATGGCGGCGATGCTGATAACCATGCTGCCGCCGTTGTTGATTGTGTTGCTGATGCAGCGCTGGTTTGTTCGCGGTCTGGTTGATAGTGAGAAATAG
- the ugpA gene encoding sn-glycerol-3-phosphate ABC transporter permease UgpA, whose product MTASRPVFGRSLLPYLLVLPQLAITVIFFLWPAGQALWYSVQSVDPFGLSSQFVGLDNFTNLFHDSYYLGSFYTTLLFSFLVAASGLIVSLFLAALVDYTLRFSRLYQTLLILPYAVAPAVAAVLWMFLFNPGLGLITWLLHQWGYDWNHAQHSGQAMFLVVLASVWKQISYNFLFFLAALQSIPRSLIEAAAIDGAGPVRRFFNLVLPLISPVSFFLLVVNLTYAFFDTFPVIDAATGGGPVQATTTLIYKIYREGFAGLDLSSSAAQSVILMLVVTVLTVIQFRFVERKVNYQ is encoded by the coding sequence ATGACTGCTTCCCGTCCTGTTTTTGGCCGCAGCCTGCTGCCTTACCTGCTGGTGCTGCCGCAGCTGGCCATCACGGTGATCTTTTTCCTCTGGCCCGCCGGGCAGGCGCTCTGGTACTCGGTGCAGAGCGTAGACCCGTTCGGCCTCTCCAGTCAGTTTGTCGGGCTGGACAACTTCACCAATCTGTTTCACGACAGCTATTACCTCGGCTCGTTTTACACCACGTTGCTGTTCAGTTTTCTGGTGGCGGCGTCTGGGCTTATCGTGTCGCTGTTTCTGGCCGCGCTGGTGGATTACACCCTGCGTTTTAGCCGCCTGTACCAGACGTTGCTGATTCTGCCTTATGCGGTAGCGCCCGCGGTGGCGGCGGTGCTGTGGATGTTTCTGTTCAACCCCGGTCTGGGGCTGATTACCTGGCTGCTGCACCAGTGGGGTTACGACTGGAACCACGCTCAGCACAGCGGTCAGGCGATGTTTCTGGTGGTGCTGGCCTCGGTATGGAAGCAGATTAGCTACAACTTCCTGTTTTTCCTGGCGGCGTTGCAGTCCATTCCCCGCTCGCTGATTGAAGCGGCGGCGATTGACGGCGCCGGGCCAGTGCGCCGTTTCTTCAATCTGGTGCTGCCGCTGATTTCGCCGGTGAGTTTTTTCCTGCTGGTGGTCAACCTGACCTACGCCTTCTTCGACACCTTCCCGGTGATCGACGCCGCCACCGGCGGTGGGCCGGTGCAGGCCACGACTACCTTGATCTACAAGATTTACCGCGAAGGGTTCGCCGGTCTTGATCTCTCCAGTTCGGCGGCGCAGTCGGTGATACTGATGTTGGTGGTGACCGTGCTGACGGTGATTCAGTTCCGCTTTGTCGAGCGTAAGGTGAACTATCAATGA
- the ugpB gene encoding sn-glycerol-3-phosphate ABC transporter substrate-binding protein UgpB — translation MFQHAIRKTAAVVIMALAASAQAQAVTEIPFWHSMEGELGKTVNSLADRFNQTHSDVKIVPVYKGNYEQSLAAGIAAFRSGNAPAILQVYEVGTATMMASKAVKPVYQVFKDAGVPYDEKIFVPTVSGYYSDSKTGHLLSQPFNSSTPVLYYNKDAFKKAGLDPEQPPKTWQQMAEYTAKLRASGMKCGYASGWQGWIQIENFSAWHGLPIATKNNGFDGLDAVLEFNKPVQVKHIQMLEDMNKKGDFTYYGRKDEPTEKFYNGDCAMTTASSGSLANIRQYAKFNYGVAMMPYDADVKGAPQNAIIGGASLWVMNGKDAATYKGVAEFMQFLSTPEIAAEWHQKTGYLPITTAAYELTKQQGFYDKNPGADIATRQMLNKEPLPFTKGLRLGNMPQIRTIVDEELESVWTGKKTPQQALDAAVERGNALLRRFEQANK, via the coding sequence ATGTTTCAGCACGCTATCCGTAAAACCGCCGCCGTTGTCATTATGGCGTTAGCCGCCAGCGCACAAGCGCAGGCTGTTACCGAAATCCCGTTCTGGCATTCGATGGAAGGAGAACTGGGTAAAACCGTTAATTCTCTGGCTGACCGTTTTAACCAGACGCACAGCGACGTCAAAATCGTGCCGGTGTATAAAGGCAACTACGAGCAGAGCCTGGCGGCCGGTATCGCCGCGTTCCGCAGCGGCAATGCGCCGGCTATCCTGCAGGTGTACGAAGTGGGCACCGCCACCATGATGGCCAGCAAGGCGGTCAAGCCGGTGTATCAGGTGTTCAAAGATGCCGGCGTGCCGTACGACGAGAAAATCTTCGTGCCGACCGTCTCCGGTTATTACTCCGATTCCAAAACCGGACACCTGCTGTCTCAGCCGTTCAACAGCTCCACCCCGGTGCTGTACTACAACAAAGACGCCTTCAAAAAAGCGGGTCTGGACCCGGAACAGCCGCCGAAAACCTGGCAGCAGATGGCTGAGTACACCGCCAAACTGCGCGCGTCCGGCATGAAATGCGGCTACGCCAGCGGCTGGCAGGGCTGGATTCAGATTGAGAACTTCAGCGCCTGGCACGGCCTGCCGATCGCCACCAAAAACAACGGCTTCGACGGTCTTGATGCGGTGCTGGAGTTCAACAAGCCGGTTCAGGTCAAACACATCCAGATGCTGGAAGACATGAACAAGAAAGGGGACTTCACCTACTACGGCCGCAAAGACGAGCCGACCGAGAAGTTCTACAACGGCGATTGCGCCATGACCACCGCGTCGTCCGGTTCGCTGGCCAATATTCGTCAGTACGCCAAATTCAACTACGGCGTGGCTATGATGCCGTATGACGCCGACGTGAAAGGCGCGCCGCAGAACGCCATTATCGGCGGCGCCAGCCTGTGGGTGATGAACGGCAAAGACGCCGCCACCTACAAAGGCGTGGCTGAGTTCATGCAGTTCCTGTCGACGCCGGAAATCGCCGCCGAGTGGCACCAGAAGACCGGCTATCTGCCGATCACCACCGCCGCTTACGAGCTGACCAAGCAGCAGGGTTTTTATGACAAGAACCCCGGCGCCGACATCGCCACCCGTCAGATGCTGAACAAGGAACCGCTGCCGTTCACCAAGGGGCTGCGTCTGGGCAATATGCCGCAGATTCGCACTATCGTGGACGAAGAGCTGGAAAGCGTCTGGACGGGTAAGAAAACCCCGCAGCAGGCGCTGGATGCCGCTGTGGAACGCGGCAACGCGCTGCTGCGCCGCTTCGAACAAGCGAACAAGTAA
- a CDS encoding methyl-accepting chemotaxis protein, with amino-acid sequence MNALKKIKLGTMLSAGFALVIVIGLLVATFGRTQLAGLGDDIDHLSSTTLTNMMLIQEAKTGFDTNSRLVRNIALSNDPERIAREKQLIDRQIARNTEVLKQLSERLDTPETRDQLNQLTQARPAYLQAFNNAVQLGISGQPEQRDQARELILNDMQTAQNGVFRALDNMLDFQKKITMNVVADSMQNARSDGTVMLALALAAAVLGALTAWLITRTVKGQLGGEPIYAAAVAQQIADGNLAFNVELRAGDNHSVLAAMNDMREKLGQIVTQVRQSSESIATGASEIAAGSTDLSQRTEEQAASLQQTAASMEQMSQTIRQNGDTVRTATKLAQSASSTAAKGGEAVNNIVRTMENISVSSHKIGDIISVIDGIAFQTNILALNAAVEAARAGEQGRGFAVVAGEVRNLAQRSASAAKEIKELITASVETVEAGSTLVGEAGSTIDELVKQARHVADLIGEIGVTTHEQESGISQINDAVNQLDQVTQQNASLVEESASAADSLSDQAARLVELMSIFTIQNAFNSQSDLLQKPGTGLKKPTPSKLALASNAGNSNWEQF; translated from the coding sequence ATGAACGCGCTGAAAAAAATAAAACTGGGCACCATGTTGAGTGCCGGATTCGCTCTCGTCATCGTGATTGGTCTGCTGGTAGCGACATTTGGCCGAACCCAACTGGCGGGGCTGGGGGACGACATCGATCACCTCTCCTCCACCACACTCACCAACATGATGCTGATTCAGGAAGCCAAAACCGGCTTCGACACCAATTCCCGTCTGGTGCGTAATATTGCGCTCAGTAACGATCCTGAACGCATCGCGCGCGAGAAGCAGCTGATCGACCGGCAAATCGCCCGCAACACCGAGGTGCTTAAACAGTTATCGGAACGGCTTGATACACCGGAAACCCGTGATCAGCTTAACCAGTTGACGCAGGCGCGCCCCGCTTACCTGCAGGCATTCAATAATGCGGTGCAATTGGGTATTTCCGGCCAGCCAGAGCAGCGCGATCAGGCCCGTGAACTGATTCTCAACGACATGCAGACCGCCCAGAACGGCGTCTTCCGGGCGCTGGACAACATGCTCGACTTCCAGAAAAAAATCACCATGAACGTGGTGGCGGATTCCATGCAAAACGCCCGTTCAGACGGCACGGTAATGCTGGCGCTGGCGCTGGCCGCCGCGGTGCTCGGCGCGCTGACCGCCTGGCTGATCACCCGCACCGTCAAAGGCCAGCTGGGCGGCGAGCCGATTTACGCCGCGGCGGTTGCCCAGCAAATCGCCGACGGCAATCTGGCCTTTAATGTCGAACTGCGCGCGGGCGACAATCACAGCGTACTGGCAGCCATGAACGACATGCGGGAAAAACTGGGGCAGATCGTCACCCAGGTACGCCAGAGCAGCGAATCCATCGCCACCGGCGCCAGCGAAATCGCCGCTGGCAGCACCGACCTGAGCCAGCGCACCGAAGAACAGGCCGCCAGCCTGCAACAAACCGCCGCCTCTATGGAGCAGATGAGCCAGACCATCCGCCAGAACGGCGATACCGTGCGCACCGCCACCAAACTGGCGCAATCGGCCAGTTCAACCGCCGCCAAAGGCGGTGAGGCCGTCAACAATATCGTCCGCACGATGGAAAACATTTCCGTCAGCTCGCACAAAATCGGCGACATTATCAGCGTCATCGACGGCATTGCCTTCCAGACCAACATTCTGGCGCTCAACGCCGCGGTGGAAGCCGCCCGCGCCGGCGAGCAGGGCCGCGGCTTTGCCGTGGTGGCGGGCGAGGTGAGAAATCTGGCCCAACGCTCCGCTTCCGCCGCCAAGGAAATCAAGGAGTTGATCACCGCCAGCGTCGAAACGGTGGAAGCCGGTTCAACGCTGGTGGGCGAAGCCGGGTCCACCATCGACGAACTGGTGAAACAGGCGCGCCACGTGGCGGATTTGATTGGCGAAATCGGCGTGACCACTCACGAGCAGGAATCCGGTATTTCGCAGATTAACGATGCGGTTAACCAGCTCGATCAGGTCACCCAGCAGAACGCGTCTCTGGTGGAAGAGTCGGCCAGCGCCGCCGACAGCCTGAGCGATCAGGCCGCGCGGCTGGTGGAACTGATGAGCATATTCACTATTCAGAATGCGTTTAACAGCCAGAGCGACTTGCTGCAAAAACCGGGAACCGGGTTGAAAAAACCAACGCCATCCAAACTGGCGCTGGCGAGCAACGCCGGCAACAGCAACTGGGAACAGTTCTGA
- a CDS encoding methyl-accepting chemotaxis protein codes for MTTFSNTGFRNISFKNIRLSTRLNSGFAWVIVIGFLIALFGQFQLRKLSTDMQLLSKSHMVTLLQLERIKDHLNDAARRVRNIALLNDKTQREQEKQRLDETNASMTKLVGQIVQAADDPDMQRGLQQLDQFRPAYSEAMNNAVEAGMAGHPVQARNIIVADLQKAQEGIFTTLDKMIDDQSSLTLSMANDAERQANQAGLLMLALALAGCVIGGATAWYLSRYIRRQLGGEPQYAARIAQEVAQGNLAVSVDLARHDQQSLLASMHAMCDSLGRIVGQVRQSSESIATGSQQIAMGNADLSQRTEEQAASLQQTAASMEQISQTIRQNGETVREAAQLATTASDTAAKGSDVVGNVIRTMDDITASSRKIGDIISVIDGIAFQTNILALNAAVEAARAGEQGRGFAVVAGEVRSLAQRSASAAREIKELITESMEKVESGSQQVGHAGTTMDDIVTQARRVADLIREIGATTTEQESGIGQINQAVNQLDQVTQQNAALVEQSASAADSLSDQARHLVELVQVFAIRGSEIAAPPHVINRPAPRLKPAASLATVNNSGWEAF; via the coding sequence ATGACTACATTCAGTAATACCGGCTTCAGGAATATCAGCTTCAAAAACATCAGGCTTTCCACCCGGCTCAACTCGGGTTTTGCGTGGGTGATCGTAATCGGTTTTCTTATTGCGTTATTCGGTCAATTCCAGCTACGAAAACTGAGCACCGACATGCAGTTGCTGTCGAAATCACACATGGTGACGTTGCTGCAGTTGGAAAGAATAAAAGACCACCTCAATGATGCCGCCCGCCGGGTACGCAACATCGCGCTCCTGAATGACAAAACGCAGCGAGAGCAGGAAAAACAGCGGCTGGATGAAACCAACGCCAGCATGACGAAGCTGGTCGGGCAAATCGTACAGGCCGCTGACGACCCTGACATGCAGCGAGGGCTGCAACAGCTCGACCAGTTTCGTCCCGCCTATAGCGAAGCGATGAACAACGCGGTGGAAGCGGGTATGGCGGGGCATCCGGTGCAAGCGCGCAATATTATTGTCGCCGACCTGCAAAAAGCGCAGGAAGGAATTTTCACCACGCTGGATAAAATGATCGACGACCAGTCCTCGCTAACCTTGTCGATGGCCAACGACGCCGAGCGGCAGGCCAATCAGGCGGGGTTGCTGATGCTGGCGCTGGCGTTGGCAGGCTGCGTTATCGGCGGCGCCACCGCCTGGTATTTGAGCCGCTACATCCGGCGCCAGCTGGGCGGCGAACCCCAGTACGCCGCCCGCATCGCCCAGGAAGTCGCACAGGGAAATCTGGCGGTCAGCGTAGACCTCGCCCGCCACGACCAACAGAGCCTGCTGGCTTCGATGCATGCCATGTGCGACAGTCTCGGCCGCATCGTCGGCCAGGTGCGTCAGAGCAGCGAATCCATCGCCACCGGTTCGCAGCAGATAGCGATGGGCAACGCCGACCTCAGCCAGCGCACCGAAGAGCAGGCCGCCAGCCTGCAACAAACCGCCGCCTCGATGGAGCAAATCAGCCAGACCATCCGTCAGAACGGCGAAACCGTGCGTGAGGCCGCCCAGCTCGCCACCACCGCCAGCGACACCGCCGCCAAAGGCAGCGACGTCGTGGGTAACGTTATCCGCACTATGGACGACATTACCGCCAGCTCGCGCAAAATCGGCGACATTATCAGCGTCATTGACGGCATCGCTTTCCAGACCAATATCCTGGCGCTTAACGCCGCGGTGGAAGCCGCACGCGCCGGCGAGCAGGGCCGCGGCTTTGCGGTAGTGGCCGGCGAGGTACGCTCGCTGGCGCAGCGCTCCGCCTCCGCCGCCCGGGAAATCAAAGAGCTGATTACCGAGAGCATGGAAAAAGTGGAAAGCGGCTCGCAACAGGTTGGTCACGCCGGCACCACCATGGACGATATCGTGACGCAGGCGCGTCGCGTCGCCGATCTGATCAGAGAAATCGGCGCCACGACCACCGAACAGGAATCCGGCATCGGCCAGATTAATCAGGCGGTCAACCAGCTCGATCAGGTCACCCAGCAGAACGCCGCGCTGGTGGAGCAGTCCGCCAGCGCCGCCGACAGCCTGAGCGATCAGGCCCGCCATCTGGTGGAACTGGTACAGGTATTTGCGATCCGCGGCAGCGAAATCGCAGCGCCGCCGCACGTAATCAACCGCCCTGCGCCCCGGCTAAAACCGGCGGCATCACTGGCAACGGTTAATAACAGTGGCTGGGAAGCATTCTGA